In Eschrichtius robustus isolate mEscRob2 chromosome 2, mEscRob2.pri, whole genome shotgun sequence, a single window of DNA contains:
- the CCNG1 gene encoding cyclin-G1 isoform X3 — translation MIEVVTTTDSQKLLHQLNALLEQELRCQPKVCGLRLIESAHDNGLRMTARLRDFEVKDLLSLTQFFGFDTETFSLAVNLLDRFLSKMKVQPKHLGCVGLSCFYLAVKSIEEERNVPLATDLIRISQYRFTVSDLMRMEKIVLEKVCWKVKATTAFQFLQLYYSLLQENLPYERRNSLNFERLEAQLKACYCRIIFSKAKPSVLALSIIALEIQAQKCVELTEGVECLQKHSKINGRDLTFWQELVSKCLTEYSSNKCSKPNVQKLKWIVSGRTALNWSLNWILTATKNSSEASLHNPELWIP, via the exons ATGATAGAGGTAGTGACAACAACTGACTCTCAGAAACTGCTACACCAGCTGAATGCCCTGTTGGAACAGGAGTTGAGATGTCAGCCAAAGGTCTGCGGCTTGAGACTAATTGAATCTGCACACGATAATGGCCTTAGAATGACTGCAAGACTGAGGGACTTTGAAGTAAAAGATCTCCTTAGTCTAACTCAGTTCTTTGGCTTTGACACGGAGACATTTTCTCTAGCTGTGAATTTACTGGACAGATTCCTGTCTAAAATGAAG GTACAGCCCAAGCACCTTGGGTGTGTTGGACTGAGCTGCTTCTATTTGGCTGTAAAATCAATAGAAGAGGAAAGGAATGTCCCATTGGCAACTGACTTGATCCGAATAAGCCAGTATAGGTTCACGGTTTCAGACTTGATGAGAATGGAAAAGATTGTGTTGGAGAAGGTGTGTTGGAAAGTCAAAGCTACTACTGCCTTTCAGTTTCTACAACTCTATTATTCACTCCTTCAAGAGAACTTGCCATATGAAAG gaggaATAGCCTTAATTTTGAAAGACTAGAAGCTCAACTTAAGGCATGCTACTGCAGGATCATATTTTCTAAAGCaaag CCATCTGTGTTGGCATTGTCTATCATTGCCTTGGAGATCCAGGCACAGAAGTGTGTAGAGTTAACAGAAGGAGTAGAATGTCTTCAGAAACATTCCAAG ATCAATGGCAGAGATTTGACTTTCTGGCAAGAGCTCGTATCCAAGTGTTTAACTGAATATTCATCAAACAAGTGTTCCAAACCAAATGTTCAGAAGTTGAAATGGATTGTTTCTGGGCGTACTGC CCTGAATTGGTCCCTTAATTG GATTCTTACAGCAACAAAAAACTCTTCTGAAGCCTCTCTCCACAATCCTGAGCTGTGGATTCCATAA
- the CCNG1 gene encoding cyclin-G1 isoform X1: protein MIEVVTTTDSQKLLHQLNALLEQELRCQPKVCGLRLIESAHDNGLRMTARLRDFEVKDLLSLTQFFGFDTETFSLAVNLLDRFLSKMKVQPKHLGCVGLSCFYLAVKSIEEERNVPLATDLIRISQYRFTVSDLMRMEKIVLEKVCWKVKATTAFQFLQLYYSLLQENLPYERRNSLNFERLEAQLKACYCRIIFSKAKPSVLALSIIALEIQAQKCVELTEGVECLQKHSKINGRDLTFWQELVSKCLTEYSSNKCSKPNVQKLKWIVSGRTARQLKHSYYRITHLPTIPELVP from the exons ATGATAGAGGTAGTGACAACAACTGACTCTCAGAAACTGCTACACCAGCTGAATGCCCTGTTGGAACAGGAGTTGAGATGTCAGCCAAAGGTCTGCGGCTTGAGACTAATTGAATCTGCACACGATAATGGCCTTAGAATGACTGCAAGACTGAGGGACTTTGAAGTAAAAGATCTCCTTAGTCTAACTCAGTTCTTTGGCTTTGACACGGAGACATTTTCTCTAGCTGTGAATTTACTGGACAGATTCCTGTCTAAAATGAAG GTACAGCCCAAGCACCTTGGGTGTGTTGGACTGAGCTGCTTCTATTTGGCTGTAAAATCAATAGAAGAGGAAAGGAATGTCCCATTGGCAACTGACTTGATCCGAATAAGCCAGTATAGGTTCACGGTTTCAGACTTGATGAGAATGGAAAAGATTGTGTTGGAGAAGGTGTGTTGGAAAGTCAAAGCTACTACTGCCTTTCAGTTTCTACAACTCTATTATTCACTCCTTCAAGAGAACTTGCCATATGAAAG gaggaATAGCCTTAATTTTGAAAGACTAGAAGCTCAACTTAAGGCATGCTACTGCAGGATCATATTTTCTAAAGCaaag CCATCTGTGTTGGCATTGTCTATCATTGCCTTGGAGATCCAGGCACAGAAGTGTGTAGAGTTAACAGAAGGAGTAGAATGTCTTCAGAAACATTCCAAG ATCAATGGCAGAGATTTGACTTTCTGGCAAGAGCTCGTATCCAAGTGTTTAACTGAATATTCATCAAACAAGTGTTCCAAACCAAATGTTCAGAAGTTGAAATGGATTGTTTCTGGGCGTACTGCACGGCAACTGAAGCATAGTTACTACAGAATAACCCACCTTCCAACGATTCCTGAATTGGTCCCTTAA
- the CCNG1 gene encoding cyclin-G1 isoform X2, with translation MRMEKIVLEKVCWKVKATTAFQFLQLYYSLLQENLPYERRNSLNFERLEAQLKACYCRIIFSKAKPSVLALSIIALEIQAQKCVELTEGVECLQKHSKINGRDLTFWQELVSKCLTEYSSNKCSKPNVQKLKWIVSGRTARQLKHSYYRITHLPTIPELVP, from the exons ATGAGAATGGAAAAGATTGTGTTGGAGAAGGTGTGTTGGAAAGTCAAAGCTACTACTGCCTTTCAGTTTCTACAACTCTATTATTCACTCCTTCAAGAGAACTTGCCATATGAAAG gaggaATAGCCTTAATTTTGAAAGACTAGAAGCTCAACTTAAGGCATGCTACTGCAGGATCATATTTTCTAAAGCaaag CCATCTGTGTTGGCATTGTCTATCATTGCCTTGGAGATCCAGGCACAGAAGTGTGTAGAGTTAACAGAAGGAGTAGAATGTCTTCAGAAACATTCCAAG ATCAATGGCAGAGATTTGACTTTCTGGCAAGAGCTCGTATCCAAGTGTTTAACTGAATATTCATCAAACAAGTGTTCCAAACCAAATGTTCAGAAGTTGAAATGGATTGTTTCTGGGCGTACTGCACGGCAACTGAAGCATAGTTACTACAGAATAACCCACCTTCCAACGATTCCTGAATTGGTCCCTTAA
- the NUDCD2 gene encoding nudC domain-containing protein 2 isoform X2, whose protein sequence is MSAPFEERSGVVPCATPWGQWYQTLEEVFIEVQVPPGTRAQDIQCGLQSRHVALAVGGREILKGKLFDSTIADEGTWTLESGYAADPWVQDQMQRKLTLERFQKENPGFDFSGAEISGNYTKGGPDFSNLEK, encoded by the exons ATGTCAGCCCCGTTTGAGGAGCGCAGTGGGGTGGTTCCGTGCGCAACACCTTGGGGCCAGTGGTACCAGACCTTGGAGGAGGTGTTCATTGAAGTTCAGGTGCCGCCAGGCACTCGCGCCCAGGATATTCAGTGCGGCCTGCAGAGCCGGCATGTGGCGCTGGCCGTGGGGGGCCGCGAGATCCTCAAG GGCAAGCTCTTTGATTCTACAATAGCTGATGAGGGAACGTGGACTCTGG AATCTGGATATGCAGCTGATCCTTGGGTGCAAGACCAAATGCAGAGAAAACTTACATTAGAGAGATTCCAGAAAGAA aaTCCTGGTTTTGACTTCAGTGGAGCAGAAATCTCAGGAAACTACACTAAAGGTGGACCAGATTTCTCAAATCTTGAGAAATAA
- the NUDCD2 gene encoding nudC domain-containing protein 2 isoform X1 encodes MSAPFEERSGVVPCATPWGQWYQTLEEVFIEVQVPPGTRAQDIQCGLQSRHVALAVGGREILKGKLFDSTIADEGTWTLEDRKMVRIVLTKTKRDAANCWTSLLESGYAADPWVQDQMQRKLTLERFQKENPGFDFSGAEISGNYTKGGPDFSNLEK; translated from the exons ATGTCAGCCCCGTTTGAGGAGCGCAGTGGGGTGGTTCCGTGCGCAACACCTTGGGGCCAGTGGTACCAGACCTTGGAGGAGGTGTTCATTGAAGTTCAGGTGCCGCCAGGCACTCGCGCCCAGGATATTCAGTGCGGCCTGCAGAGCCGGCATGTGGCGCTGGCCGTGGGGGGCCGCGAGATCCTCAAG GGCAAGCTCTTTGATTCTACAATAGCTGATGAGGGAACGTGGACTCTGG aggATAGAAAAATGGTCCGTATTGTTCttacaaagacaaagagagatgcGGCAAATTGTTGGACTTCTCTTCTAGAATCTGGATATGCAGCTGATCCTTGGGTGCAAGACCAAATGCAGAGAAAACTTACATTAGAGAGATTCCAGAAAGAA aaTCCTGGTTTTGACTTCAGTGGAGCAGAAATCTCAGGAAACTACACTAAAGGTGGACCAGATTTCTCAAATCTTGAGAAATAA